Proteins encoded within one genomic window of Glandiceps talaboti chromosome 3, keGlaTala1.1, whole genome shotgun sequence:
- the LOC144432843 gene encoding uncharacterized protein LOC144432843: MPLIYTFIALSVLITLGESYGGPAMYGVCDGKLFQRDSTVGKWAKSTPISCCVTSVKVLPDGSFIGVGIDEQLYTKKNANSDWTGPIDDSCCIQDVTVMADGTILGISKKMKIMTRAGIDGKWVKVKQSKGAKRIDVFPDGRILGLSKSGKLKTRDGVTGKWKAYKTKGEKMIDISIQPDGSVFGVGKSTKGLHVLNMNTGTDKDEWSDVLENTHNDCVQTITSPGNLKFPTTTLLPPVDPTTLPSPTPTKGIRLCKQKW, encoded by the exons ATGCCTCTGATTTATACGTTTATCGCCTTAAGTGTTTTGATTACACTTGGAGAAAGCTATGGAG GACCGGCCATGTATGGGGTTTGTGACGGCAAGCTCTTCCAACGTGATAGCACAGTTGGTAAGTGGGCTAAAAGCACACCAATCAGTTGCTGCGTAACTAGTGTCAAAGTCCTTCCTGATGGTAGCTTCATAGGAGTCGGCATAGATGAGCAATTGTATACCAAGAAGAACGCCAACAGTGATTGGACAGGTCCCATCGACGACAGTTGCTGTATCCAAGATGTTACTGTTATGGCTGACGGAACGATTCTTGGAATaagtaagaaaatgaaaatcatgACAAGAGCAGGAATAGATGGTAAATGGGTGAAGGTTAAACAGAGCAAGGGAGCTAAGCGAATTGATGTATTTCCAGATGGAAGAATTCTTGGCTTGAGTAAATCAGGCAAGCTAAAGACACGGGATGGAGTGACAGGAAAATGGAAAGCTTACAAAACCAAAGGAGAGAAGATGATAGATATTTCTATCCAACCTGATGGAAGCGTGTTTGGTGTTGGCAAATCTACTAAAGGCCTTCATGTGTTGAATATGAATACTGGTACTGATAAAGACGAATGGTCAGACGTACTGGAAAATACACACAATGACTGTGTGCAAACAATTACTTCTCCTGGCAATTTGA AATTTCCAACTACCACTTTGTTGCCTCCGGTCGATCCTACTACCCTGCCTTCACCAACGCCAACGAAAG GGATACGGCTGTGTAAACAGAAGTGGTGA